The sequence below is a genomic window from Zygosaccharomyces rouxii strain CBS732 chromosome D complete sequence.
AAATGAAGGGAacttaaaaaaaaagtcaAGAAGCACACAAGAAACTTGCTCATTTTCCACCACAGAGGACAGTGGGACAGTATGCAAGGCCCATTAAAAAGTTTAGCACCAAATGCTCGAGTTGGTGTAGTTGGTGGAGGGATATCTGGATTGACTTTTAGCTATTTCCTAGCCAAATTGAGACCTGATGTACATGTAACTGTATTCGAATCGAAACCCCGAACAGGAGGTTGGATCCGCTCACTGGACACTCAAGACAATGAGGGTAGTCCAATTATGTTGGAACAAGGTCCAAGGACTTTAAGAGGTGTTTCAGATGGTACTGTTCTTATGGCAGATATCctcaaagatttgaaaaggcATTCTTTATTACAGTACGTGCGAAAGAGGTCTAGAGCCAATAAGAAGTTTTTGTTAGATACCaatgatcaattggtacAGGTtcccaattctttgatgagTGCACTAAGATTTTGCTTCAATCCCATGGGTAAAGGAGTACTGTCTGGCTATTTAGGTGAAAGGTTTAGAAGTAAGGATTCAAGACCGCCAGGCGGTGATGAAAGTGTGCATTCATTTATCAGTAGAAGAACGGGTAATGAATTGGTTTCAACCAATTTGGTAAGTGCGGTGTGTCATGGTATTTATGCCGATGACGTCAAAAAGTTAAGCGCTCGTAAAGTTATGGGCAAATTTATGGACTATGAAGCTCAATATGGTTCAATAATTAAAGGTTCTAAGAAGGTCAACTCccaaaataaaaagagCCTCAGCGCTTCAGGTTTAACACCTCTAATTTCATTGTATCGAGATGCGTTTAGCAAAGACAAATACGAATTGGCGAGATTGATCAGAGATTTTTCTAAATATCCCATGATAGGATTATCAGGTGGATTGGAAACTTTTACCCGCTCACTCACGCAAGAATTAGACAAATGGCCCAATGTAAATCtagaattacaaagacAAGTGCAAAGCGTTAGCAAAGATCCTCTCAGTAATCGTATTACCGTAAAGACCACCGAAGGTCCTCCAGTTGGTGATTTTGATCATTTGCGGATAACGACGAATCCTTCCACATGGAAGGAAACAGGGTTGTTCAACGATCAATTGTCACAAAAACTCTTACAACGTCCCCAATCGAATACAGTACTCCTAGTCAATTACTACTGGCCTCATGAGGATCTTTTACTTAAAAATCAACAAGGGTTTGGGTATTTAGTCCCCCAAAACCGTAAAAACCCAGAACAACTTCTGGGAATCATTTTCGATTCCgttattgaaaagaattacaatGCATACTACCCTGGCTTTACCAAAGATATGTTTACAGGACTTTCGAAAAGGCAAGAATACACCAAATTAACGGTAATGTTAGGAGGTCACTACCTAAAGGAACGTCATACTGTACCTACTGCAGAGGAAACAATCCTTGCTGCAAAACAAGCCCTACATAACCATTTGGGGATTTCTCAACAGCCTTTAGATAATGGTACTTGGAAATTCGTAGTGGCCCAAGATTGTCTACCGCATTTTTTCGTCGGTTATTCGCAATGGAAACATCAGGTGGAACAAGAAGTGCTAAACAAATTTGCAGGTCATA
It includes:
- the HEM14 gene encoding oxygen-dependent protoporphyrinogen oxidase (similar to uniprot|P40012 Saccharomyces cerevisiae YER014W HEM14 Protoporphyrinogen oxidase a mitochondrial enzyme that catalyzes the seventh step in the heme biosynthetic pathway converting protoporphyrinogen IX to protoporphyrin IX) → MQGPLKSLAPNARVGVVGGGISGLTFSYFLAKLRPDVHVTVFESKPRTGGWIRSLDTQDNEGSPIMLEQGPRTLRGVSDGTVLMADILKDLKRHSLLQYVRKRSRANKKFLLDTNDQLVQVPNSLMSALRFCFNPMGKGVLSGYLGERFRSKDSRPPGGDESVHSFISRRTGNELVSTNLVSAVCHGIYADDVKKLSARKVMGKFMDYEAQYGSIIKGSKKVNSQNKKSLSASGLTPLISLYRDAFSKDKYELARLIRDFSKYPMIGLSGGLETFTRSLTQELDKWPNVNLELQRQVQSVSKDPLSNRITVKTTEGPPVGDFDHLRITTNPSTWKETGLFNDQLSQKLLQRPQSNTVLLVNYYWPHEDLLLKNQQGFGYLVPQNRKNPEQLLGIIFDSVIEKNYNAYYPGFTKDMFTGLSKRQEYTKLTVMLGGHYLKERHTVPTAEETILAAKQALHNHLGISQQPLDNGTWKFVVAQDCLPHFFVGYSQWKHQVEQEVLNKFAGHISLGGMGFARGPGVPDVVTDSFMDVYKMVQDSKA